In Micropterus dolomieu isolate WLL.071019.BEF.003 ecotype Adirondacks linkage group LG17, ASM2129224v1, whole genome shotgun sequence, one genomic interval encodes:
- the tubd1 gene encoding tubulin delta chain: protein MSIVTVQLGQCGNQVGHELFDIICNDAREGQRKEYSTASCERFFHHTAQGDLVARAVLVDMEPKVINRSICRAAKSGMWRYGETSHFSQKQGSGNNWANGFCVHGPRHRDVVEELVRREAERCDRLAGLMAMMSVAGGTGSGVGTYVTQCLRDVYPKSFILNHLTWPYGTGEVIVQNYNSVLTLAHLYQLSDAILVHENDTVHRICSQLLNIKHISFGDVNRVIAHQLGSVLQPALTADSHGVYSRNPLGELASALACHPEYKLLSVCTIPQMPSSSIAYSTFSWPGPLRHLRQMLISNTKMEEGIDWQVRPLADSERTRSLTGPSFNTSLANLLILRGKDVFSAETGGFEDAALYTSWLSSEEAFHLWKSPVPFNKYEKSATLVSNSQALLRPLDNMVGKAWNMFASRAYIHQYIKFGISEEDFLDSFTSLEQVISSYSQLS, encoded by the exons ATGTCCATAGTAACAGTGCAGCTCGGTCAGTGTGGTAACCAGGTGGGTCATGAGTTGTTTGACATCATCTGCAACGATGCTCGCGAGGGACAGAGGAAAGAGTACAGCACAGCCAGCTGTGAGCGATTCTTCCACCACACAGCACAAGGAG ACCTTGTAGCCAGGGCGGTGCTGGTCGACATGGAACCCAAAGTGATCAACCGGAGTATCTGCAGGGCTGCCAAATCTGGCATGTGGCGGTATGGAGAAACTTCACACTTCAGCCAGAAGCAGGGCTCTGGAAACAACTGGGCCAATGG GTTCTGTGTCCACGGCCCGCGTCACAGAGACGTGGTGGAGGAGCTGGTGAGACGGGAGGCGGAGCGTTGTGACAGACTGGCCGGGCTCATGGCCATGATGAGTGTGGCAGGGGGAACGGGATCCGGGGTTGGAACCTACGTCACCCAGTGTCTCCGAGACGTCTACCCCAAGTCCTTCATCCTCAACCACCTCACGTGGCCGTACGGGACTGGGGAG GTGATCGTCCAGAATTACAACTCTGTGCTGACGCTAGCTCATCTCTACCAGCTGTCAGACGCCATCCTGGTGCACGAGAACGACACGGTACACAGGATTTGCAGCCAGCTGCTCAACATCAAGCACATCTCCTTTGGCGATGTCAACAGGGTTATCGCTCACCAGCTGGGCAGCGTCCTGCAACCCGCCCTCACTGCTGACTCCCACGGAGTCTACAGCAGAAATCCTCTGG GTGAGTTGGCAAGCGCCCTTGCATGCCACCCAGAGTACAAGCTGCTCAGTGTGTGTACGATCCCTCAGATGCCCAGTTCCTCCATAGCCTACAGCACGTTCAGCTGGCCAGGCCCACTCAGACACCTGCGACAGATGCTCATCTCCAACACCAAGATGGAGGAAG GTATAGACTGGCAGGTGCGTCCACTTGCAGACTCTGAGCGGACCAGGAGCCTCACAGGACCCAGCTTTAACACCTCTCTGGCCAACCTGCTCATACTGAGAGGGAAAGACGTCTTCAGCGcagagacag GTGGCTTTGAGGATGCAGCCCTGTACACCTCCTGGCTCTCATCAGAGGAGGCCTTCCACTTGTGGAAATCCCCAGTGCCTTTTAATAAGTATGAAAAATCTGCCACGCTGGTCAGTAACAGTCAGGCTCTGCTCAGACCTCTGGACAACATGGTGGGAAAAGCCTGGAATATGTTTGCTTCCAG GGCCTACATCCATCAGTACATTAAATTTGGGATCTCAGAGGAGGATTTTCTAGACAGCTTTACATCTCTTGAGCAAGTCATTTCCAGCTACAGTCAACTGAGCTAG